A single window of Nicoliella spurrieriana DNA harbors:
- a CDS encoding shikimate kinase, with protein sequence MKLILIGFMGSGKSTIADALSHKLAIEHHDLDQLIEKQSGFKIPAYFEQFGEAQFREFEHQTLIDALELDGIVSTGGGTPVQDANFDLLVQHPTPTVFLNATDETVLKRLLKDDVESRPLFQELGATGLIELKHARQPKYEQLADIIIDVNDKTPAQIVDEIVNQLNQYQLEH encoded by the coding sequence ATGAAATTAATTTTAATCGGCTTCATGGGCAGCGGTAAAAGTACGATTGCAGATGCCCTAAGCCATAAGTTAGCAATTGAACATCATGATTTAGATCAATTAATCGAAAAGCAATCTGGATTTAAAATTCCTGCTTACTTTGAGCAATTTGGGGAGGCCCAATTTCGTGAATTTGAACACCAGACCCTAATCGATGCATTGGAATTGGATGGAATTGTCTCCACTGGCGGTGGAACCCCCGTTCAAGATGCTAATTTTGATTTACTAGTTCAACATCCTACCCCTACCGTTTTTTTAAACGCCACTGATGAAACGGTTTTAAAGCGATTATTAAAGGATGACGTGGAGTCCAGACCACTTTTCCAGGAATTAGGTGCCACCGGTTTAATCGAACTAAAGCACGCTAGACAACCAAAGTACGAACAATTAGCCGATATTATCATCGATGTTAACGATAAAACCCCAGCACAAATTGTGGATGAGATTGTAAATCAATTGAATCAATATCAATTAGAACACTAA
- a CDS encoding transporter substrate-binding domain-containing protein — protein sequence MSKKAYIYTGVIAAVVVVIGAAHLFSQKSQTASKNHVQVINVAGVAANRPYTYADGNKIGGYDGELFQELDKKLPQYKFKYSTTSQNSVFVGLESGKYDIASSGFWYSKQRAEKYLFSAPTGVADLRLVYRKDEKPINGFADIAKRNLKLAPISSDDARYNFVEDYNKQHPKAKVNLEAIGDVSSGDALKQLQQKQFDAVFYPYQAYIGVKDAGGAKGLTVSKSVGVKNDYFVANNSEKNKQLLKAINAELKKLKASGYLDRLAKKWLGEDTFKLPGAEKNFTNPKG from the coding sequence ATGTCAAAAAAAGCGTATATTTATACTGGAGTGATTGCAGCAGTGGTGGTTGTGATTGGAGCGGCACATCTATTTAGTCAAAAATCACAAACTGCATCTAAGAACCATGTCCAAGTAATTAACGTTGCTGGAGTAGCAGCTAACCGTCCGTATACCTATGCTGATGGTAATAAAATTGGTGGGTATGATGGTGAGTTATTCCAAGAATTGGATAAGAAGTTACCACAATATAAATTTAAGTATTCCACTACGTCACAGAACTCCGTCTTCGTCGGTCTGGAATCCGGGAAGTATGACATTGCATCTTCCGGATTTTGGTATTCGAAGCAACGGGCTGAAAAATACCTATTCTCAGCTCCAACGGGGGTAGCTGATTTAAGATTAGTTTACAGGAAGGATGAAAAGCCAATCAATGGGTTTGCAGATATTGCAAAGCGCAACTTAAAATTAGCACCGATCTCTAGTGATGATGCTAGATATAACTTCGTTGAAGACTATAATAAGCAACATCCGAAGGCAAAGGTGAATTTGGAAGCGATTGGCGATGTGTCATCAGGGGATGCACTTAAGCAGCTCCAACAAAAGCAATTTGATGCCGTCTTTTATCCATACCAAGCCTATATTGGCGTGAAGGATGCCGGTGGTGCTAAGGGACTGACCGTTTCCAAGTCGGTGGGGGTCAAGAATGATTACTTTGTTGCCAATAATAGTGAGAAGAATAAGCAGCTGCTTAAGGCCATTAATGCGGAACTAAAGAAGCTAAAGGCCAGTGGGTATTTAGACCGGCTTGCTAAAAAGTGGTTAGGTGAAGATACATTCAAATTACCGGGCGCAGAAAAGAACTTTACCAACCCCAAGGGTTAA
- a CDS encoding amino acid ABC transporter permease, with protein MDFKFMLDSFPKLVSVLPITLYIAILGTVIGLGLAILISIVRERKTPILSPLLSLYVSVFRGVPIIVQIYIVYYGLPRILYDFAKTGANGRGLVLPSLLIGIVAFSLNASANLSESIRSAYHSIDRSQYDAAIAIGLTRFEAIKRIVFPQMVPNFIPNFSNVFLDLIKDTALVYNIGIIEVMGKANILASFGFNYLEAYLDALVIYLVVCFIFAKLLLFAETKIRKVVFS; from the coding sequence ATGGATTTTAAATTTATGCTTGATTCATTCCCTAAGTTAGTCTCAGTGCTACCGATTACACTTTACATCGCAATTTTAGGAACTGTAATTGGACTAGGATTAGCAATTTTAATTTCAATCGTTAGGGAAAGAAAGACGCCGATTTTGTCACCACTACTTAGTTTATATGTTTCTGTATTTCGTGGGGTGCCGATAATTGTGCAAATTTACATTGTTTATTATGGGCTGCCGAGAATCCTTTATGATTTTGCAAAAACGGGTGCCAACGGGCGGGGGTTAGTCCTCCCCAGCCTATTGATTGGAATCGTTGCGTTTTCATTAAATGCATCGGCTAATTTATCCGAGTCGATTCGCTCAGCTTATCATTCGATCGATCGGTCCCAATACGATGCCGCAATTGCCATTGGGTTAACCAGGTTCGAAGCAATTAAACGCATTGTATTCCCACAAATGGTTCCTAATTTTATCCCGAATTTTTCGAATGTATTTTTAGATCTAATTAAGGATACCGCATTGGTCTATAACATTGGCATTATTGAAGTAATGGGAAAGGCGAACATTTTAGCATCGTTTGGTTTTAACTACTTAGAAGCATACTTAGATGCATTAGTAATCTATTTAGTAGTCTGCTTTATCTTTGCAAAGTTATTATTATTTGCCGAAACCAAAATTAGAAAAGTTGTTTTTTCATAA
- a CDS encoding amino acid ABC transporter permease, producing MNLLSIINGLLSGLPNTLIILLFSFVLSSIIGLAVVWLSLQNESVSKTIARAYTGLSRGTPPLLMLLLAYYELPRLLQFIGINAQDWSKNLFAIFGLAVGFGGYMGEVFRSAFDAVDPVQFEAAYSVGMERRDILKEIILPQVFQIALPNIQNMFLGFLKASSLVYVIGISDMYRDATNLANVNQGVFQLQIFVVLGLIYWLITIFFDYLFNLYIQKHNYI from the coding sequence ATGAATTTACTATCAATCATAAACGGCCTGCTTTCTGGGCTCCCCAATACGTTGATCATTTTATTATTTTCATTTGTGTTATCGAGCATCATTGGGTTAGCGGTAGTTTGGTTATCACTGCAAAATGAGTCTGTTTCTAAAACGATTGCAAGGGCTTATACGGGGTTATCGCGAGGGACCCCACCTTTATTAATGTTACTGTTAGCCTACTATGAATTACCCCGATTGTTACAATTTATTGGGATTAATGCGCAAGATTGGAGTAAGAACCTATTTGCCATCTTTGGATTGGCAGTGGGCTTTGGTGGTTACATGGGGGAGGTCTTTAGGTCCGCATTTGATGCCGTTGATCCGGTCCAATTTGAAGCCGCCTATTCGGTTGGGATGGAACGAAGGGATATCTTAAAGGAGATTATATTACCCCAGGTCTTTCAGATTGCGTTACCGAACATTCAAAATATGTTTTTAGGGTTTCTAAAAGCATCCTCTCTGGTGTATGTCATCGGAATTTCTGATATGTATCGGGATGCTACGAACCTAGCCAACGTTAATCAAGGGGTCTTTCAACTGCAGATTTTCGTTGTCTTGGGACTAATCTATTGGTTAATTACGATTTTCTTTGATTATTTATTTAATTTATACATTCAAAAACATAATTATATCTAA
- a CDS encoding amino acid ABC transporter ATP-binding protein: MALLQIKNLKKAFNQKVVLNDVNLDVNQGDVIAIIGPSGSGKTTFLKSINLLETPDSGELDFNAHQFQFNKISQADRLAIRRKIAMVFQNYALFKNKTALENITEGLIYGRHIDKQQAEQRALAELKLVNLTDKRDFYPSQLSGGQQQRIGIARATALDPEIILFDEPTSALDPELVGTVIEDIDRLAKNGQTMIVVTHLMSFARSVANKVLFFENGNILAAGSPEEILDHPENERIQKFLSAISKDS; this comes from the coding sequence ATGGCACTTTTACAAATTAAGAACTTAAAAAAGGCGTTCAACCAAAAAGTAGTTTTAAATGATGTCAATCTGGATGTTAATCAGGGGGATGTAATTGCCATTATTGGCCCTAGTGGCTCCGGGAAGACTACGTTTTTAAAAAGTATCAACCTATTAGAAACGCCGGATAGTGGTGAATTAGATTTCAACGCCCATCAATTTCAGTTTAATAAAATTAGTCAAGCTGATCGATTAGCGATTCGAAGAAAAATTGCGATGGTGTTTCAAAACTACGCCCTGTTTAAGAATAAAACAGCATTGGAAAATATTACTGAGGGCTTAATTTACGGGCGGCATATTGATAAGCAGCAAGCTGAACAACGAGCGTTAGCAGAACTCAAGTTAGTGAACTTAACGGATAAACGGGATTTTTATCCATCCCAATTATCTGGGGGCCAACAGCAACGAATCGGAATTGCGCGGGCGACTGCATTGGATCCGGAAATCATTTTGTTTGATGAACCCACATCCGCATTGGATCCAGAATTAGTGGGCACCGTAATTGAAGATATCGACCGGCTAGCTAAAAACGGGCAGACCATGATTGTGGTCACCCACTTGATGTCATTTGCAAGAAGCGTAGCGAATAAGGTGCTCTTCTTTGAAAATGGGAATATCTTAGCAGCTGGCTCACCGGAAGAAATTTTGGACCACCCTGAAAACGAGCGGATTCAAAAGTTTCTATCGGCAATTTCTAAGGATAGTTAG
- a CDS encoding uroporphyrinogen decarboxylase family protein, which produces MALSRAEVLAAFSGATETQVPFSVWHHFNPNAHTLATVSSAIFKNDVNGEHEYVKNVDSDFVKLMDDGYFTYGLQDVDDPSDLNSLAQIKEINDDNPWLTGQYELISQQIAGIEGQKIIFSNVFSAITLFKWALGMNTPNQDTSKSNQLFADLYLKAPKIVTNALKVINQDIIKQVQIGKQAGVNGVFFSTQEIQDARIDQDFFESVQKPLDQEIINAINHDFELGILHVCGHNGAKNHLPWFVDYDLPIINWSTDIDGYPLSAGKQLFDNKVVLGGLGSTESDLLYKGTQTQIQAKVDQLIDDAGTAGVIIGADCTIPRDTPDEHIRWAAEAAHSYLDRKKAR; this is translated from the coding sequence ATGGCATTAAGTAGAGCAGAAGTATTAGCAGCATTTTCCGGAGCAACCGAAACCCAGGTTCCATTTTCAGTTTGGCATCATTTTAATCCGAATGCACATACACTAGCAACGGTGAGCTCGGCTATTTTTAAAAACGATGTGAACGGTGAGCATGAATACGTTAAAAATGTGGACTCTGATTTTGTCAAATTAATGGATGATGGGTATTTTACCTACGGATTGCAGGATGTTGATGACCCGAGCGACTTGAACAGCTTAGCTCAAATTAAGGAAATTAACGATGATAACCCATGGCTGACTGGCCAATATGAATTAATTAGCCAACAAATTGCTGGAATTGAGGGGCAAAAGATTATTTTTAGTAATGTTTTTTCAGCAATTACCCTGTTCAAATGGGCGTTGGGGATGAATACGCCAAACCAAGATACCAGTAAATCCAATCAACTATTTGCTGATTTATATTTGAAAGCTCCCAAAATTGTAACGAATGCTTTAAAAGTGATTAATCAAGATATCATTAAACAGGTTCAAATTGGTAAGCAAGCGGGCGTTAACGGGGTCTTCTTTAGTACCCAAGAAATTCAGGATGCGCGAATTGACCAAGATTTCTTTGAATCCGTTCAAAAACCACTAGATCAAGAAATTATCAATGCGATTAATCATGATTTTGAACTAGGGATCTTACATGTTTGTGGGCATAACGGAGCTAAAAACCATCTACCCTGGTTCGTGGATTACGATTTACCAATTATTAACTGGTCAACTGATATTGATGGCTATCCGCTGAGTGCCGGTAAACAGCTCTTTGACAATAAGGTCGTGTTAGGTGGCCTAGGCAGTACCGAATCCGATTTGCTATATAAGGGGACCCAAACTCAAATTCAGGCTAAGGTCGACCAATTAATTGATGATGCTGGCACCGCAGGGGTCATCATCGGTGCAGATTGTACGATTCCTCGTGATACTCCAGATGAACATATTAGGTGGGCCGCAGAAGCAGCGCACTCCTACCTGGATAGAAAGAAGGCTAGGTAA
- a CDS encoding uroporphyrinogen decarboxylase family protein, whose protein sequence is MSLNKQAVLDAFQNKQEGAVPFSVWHHFNPDEHVEASRDPKIFQNDVAKEPQFVNAVDPDFIKLMDDGYFTYDFNNVRDPKDLAELSKITEIASNDKWLTEQARLFHEQLDRLTEAERDRVILSNVFSAVSVFKWSLVKELPSTELALGDKRFADLYTQNPQVVINALKVINQDIKKQIEVGLNAGVNGVFFSTQEIQDDRVGNEFFENVQKPLDQELINLINRDFKIGILHICGFDGATNHLPGFVDYQLPVVNWATKVDGYTLGEGKQLFKDKVVFGGLGNTISDVLFSGNRDQITTAIDALLDESGTKGVIIGSDCTVPRDTPVEHIKWAAEAAHTYQQRH, encoded by the coding sequence ATGAGTTTGAATAAGCAAGCGGTATTAGACGCGTTTCAAAATAAGCAGGAGGGAGCAGTGCCATTTTCAGTTTGGCACCACTTTAACCCGGATGAGCATGTTGAAGCTAGCCGGGATCCAAAAATCTTTCAAAATGACGTAGCGAAAGAGCCCCAGTTCGTGAATGCTGTGGATCCAGATTTTATTAAATTGATGGATGATGGGTATTTCACGTATGACTTTAATAACGTTCGTGATCCTAAAGATTTAGCTGAGTTATCAAAAATTACCGAAATCGCTAGTAACGATAAATGGTTAACGGAACAAGCACGCCTGTTTCATGAGCAATTGGACCGATTAACGGAAGCGGAGCGGGATAGAGTCATTTTAAGTAACGTCTTTTCAGCCGTATCGGTATTTAAGTGGTCATTAGTTAAGGAATTACCTAGCACTGAACTTGCATTGGGGGACAAACGCTTTGCAGATTTATATACGCAAAATCCGCAGGTGGTAATTAACGCTTTAAAAGTGATCAATCAAGATATTAAAAAGCAAATTGAAGTCGGTCTTAATGCTGGTGTAAACGGGGTCTTCTTCAGTACTCAGGAAATTCAAGATGACCGCGTTGGCAATGAATTTTTTGAAAATGTGCAGAAACCACTGGATCAAGAATTAATTAACTTAATCAACCGCGATTTTAAGATTGGCATCTTACACATTTGTGGATTTGATGGGGCGACTAATCATTTACCGGGGTTTGTTGATTACCAACTACCAGTTGTAAATTGGGCTACTAAAGTCGACGGCTATACCCTGGGTGAGGGAAAGCAATTATTTAAGGATAAGGTTGTTTTTGGTGGTCTGGGCAATACCATCAGTGACGTTTTATTTAGTGGGAATCGTGATCAAATTACAACTGCAATCGACGCTCTTTTAGATGAATCGGGAACAAAAGGGGTCATCATTGGATCCGATTGTACAGTTCCACGCGATACACCAGTTGAACATATTAAGTGGGCTGCTGAGGCTGCCCATACCTATCAGCAACGACACTAA
- a CDS encoding heavy metal-binding domain-containing protein, with protein MLVSTTEHIGKEYEVIGEVFGMTTQSRNIGSNLAAGIKNIFGGEIKGYTQMMEDARDESVQRLKENAKKMGADAVVMMRFDSGSIGNDMQSVAAYGTAVKYVDERISD; from the coding sequence ATGTTAGTCTCAACAACTGAGCATATTGGTAAAGAGTATGAAGTGATTGGCGAAGTCTTTGGAATGACGACCCAATCCAGAAACATTGGTAGTAACCTTGCCGCTGGAATTAAAAATATCTTCGGTGGAGAAATCAAGGGATACACTCAAATGATGGAAGATGCCCGTGATGAATCAGTACAGCGATTGAAGGAAAACGCGAAAAAAATGGGTGCTGACGCAGTGGTGATGATGCGGTTTGATTCCGGATCAATCGGCAATGACATGCAATCAGTTGCAGCTTATGGAACGGCGGTTAAGTATGTTGATGAGCGGATTAGTGATTGA
- a CDS encoding DUF1003 domain-containing protein, with product MDKKNCIVDGEEFNVNDGYLLGEIDSTVMGHIRHDYPKAKDDDFICNHHAIHYQLEMIDQLISNNETKNKKIEQKLTDALNESNYQIQNINDQLNQTATFGERVADLVAKFGGSWSFIIVFVFFLLAWMFINVVHLFGAKFDPYPFILLNLALSCIAALQSPIIMMSQNRSGHRDELSSDNDYHVNLKSENELRSLHAKLDQINNNSIPSSFKISQAQLSSLGEINDKLDSMGKEIDALKVAVNKQPK from the coding sequence ATGGATAAAAAGAATTGTATCGTTGATGGTGAAGAGTTTAACGTAAATGATGGATATTTATTAGGCGAAATTGATTCCACGGTGATGGGGCATATTCGACATGACTATCCTAAGGCTAAGGATGATGATTTTATTTGTAATCACCATGCCATTCACTATCAATTGGAAATGATTGATCAATTAATTAGTAATAATGAAACTAAGAATAAAAAAATCGAACAAAAGCTAACCGATGCTTTAAATGAAAGCAATTACCAAATTCAAAATATTAATGATCAGCTGAATCAAACCGCTACGTTTGGCGAACGGGTAGCAGATTTAGTTGCTAAATTTGGTGGTAGTTGGAGTTTTATCATTGTTTTTGTATTCTTCTTGCTAGCATGGATGTTTATTAACGTTGTTCATTTATTTGGAGCTAAGTTTGATCCATACCCGTTTATTTTACTTAACTTAGCATTAAGTTGTATTGCCGCTTTACAATCACCAATTATTATGATGAGTCAAAATCGGTCGGGCCATCGTGATGAATTGTCCTCAGATAATGATTATCACGTGAATTTAAAATCAGAAAATGAGCTGCGCAGTTTACACGCTAAATTAGACCAAATTAACAATAATTCGATTCCAAGTAGTTTTAAAATTAGTCAAGCGCAACTTTCATCATTAGGTGAAATTAATGATAAGTTGGATTCGATGGGAAAAGAAATTGATGCCCTAAAAGTAGCTGTGAATAAGCAACCCAAATAG
- a CDS encoding GNAT family N-acetyltransferase: protein MYYIRAATFCFEQNRTVPDVDRQDLTATHVLGYDDNEHLVAYARFYEVDDYLDFGRVLIVPSVRGTGLGNQLMEYLLNCINEVNASQRAIIITAQADKQGFYEKFGFKAEGNVFIEAQTPHIKMVKS, encoded by the coding sequence ATGTACTATATTAGAGCTGCAACTTTTTGTTTTGAACAAAATCGAACGGTTCCGGATGTTGATCGGCAAGATTTAACTGCTACGCATGTTCTGGGATATGATGATAACGAACACTTAGTAGCATACGCTCGTTTTTATGAAGTTGATGATTATTTAGACTTTGGACGGGTCCTAATTGTACCATCAGTACGCGGAACTGGATTGGGCAATCAACTAATGGAATATCTATTGAATTGTATTAATGAGGTTAACGCATCACAGCGGGCCATCATTATTACCGCCCAGGCTGATAAGCAGGGCTTTTATGAAAAATTTGGCTTTAAAGCTGAAGGTAACGTTTTTATTGAAGCTCAAACACCACATATTAAAATGGTGAAGAGTTAA
- a CDS encoding aldo/keto reductase has protein sequence MTNVPNVKLNNGVEMPAEGFGVYRIDGFENCKQAVKNALSVGYRTIDTAQQYHNEDAVGAAIEESEISRNDIFITTKVWITEFEYAKTRASIEASLKKLRTDYIDLVLLHQPFGDSYSAYRALEDLYDEGKIRAIGVSNYNSDRYIDIQHFARIKPAVDQMETHVFFQQKEMQAYTNKYGTKLESWGPFANGKHDIFTNPILTKIGKQYQKTASQVALRFLTQKDIIIIPKSNSIERMRQNIDIWDFTLSDADMESIENMDTNESSFMNLHDPKTVEWIVNSVPEKK, from the coding sequence ATGACAAATGTACCTAATGTTAAGTTGAACAACGGAGTGGAAATGCCGGCGGAAGGGTTTGGTGTTTACCGCATTGATGGATTTGAAAATTGTAAACAAGCTGTGAAAAACGCCTTATCAGTTGGTTATCGAACAATCGATACTGCTCAACAGTATCATAACGAGGATGCTGTTGGTGCAGCCATTGAAGAAAGTGAAATTAGTCGCAATGATATTTTCATTACGACTAAAGTTTGGATCACTGAATTTGAGTATGCAAAAACGCGTGCTTCAATTGAAGCATCATTAAAAAAATTAAGAACTGATTATATTGATCTAGTACTATTACACCAACCATTTGGCGATTCCTATTCTGCTTATCGCGCATTAGAGGACCTCTACGACGAAGGCAAAATCAGAGCAATTGGTGTCTCCAACTATAATAGTGATCGATACATCGATATTCAGCATTTTGCTAGGATTAAACCGGCCGTTGATCAAATGGAGACCCATGTTTTCTTTCAACAAAAAGAAATGCAAGCGTATACTAATAAGTATGGAACTAAGTTAGAATCATGGGGGCCATTCGCTAATGGTAAACACGATATCTTTACTAATCCCATTTTAACTAAAATTGGTAAACAGTATCAAAAGACTGCTTCTCAAGTTGCACTGCGGTTCTTGACGCAAAAGGATATCATTATTATTCCAAAATCTAATAGTATTGAACGAATGCGACAAAATATTGATATTTGGGACTTTACTTTAAGTGACGCAGATATGGAATCGATTGAAAACATGGATACCAATGAAAGCTCATTTATGAATCTACACGATCCCAAGACTGTGGAATGGATCGTTAATTCAGTTCCAGAAAAGAAATAA
- a CDS encoding MerR family transcriptional regulator, which yields MLTVKKVAQKLNLTEYTVRYYTNLGLVPTVKRNSQNERIFDHDALEWLRGCKMLRSTGMSIKQIKQYVDLCKMGTDSINERFQMIKDERDLAIQRVTEAQRNLQFLNEKVNIYKQAIDNHDDVDPLNPNEH from the coding sequence TTGTTGACGGTTAAAAAGGTTGCTCAAAAACTAAATCTGACTGAGTATACGGTTCGTTATTACACCAATTTAGGACTAGTTCCTACCGTAAAGCGCAATTCACAAAACGAACGGATTTTTGACCACGATGCATTAGAGTGGCTTCGTGGTTGTAAAATGCTCCGCAGTACTGGGATGTCGATTAAACAAATCAAACAATACGTTGACCTATGTAAAATGGGCACCGATAGTATAAACGAGCGGTTTCAAATGATAAAGGATGAACGTGATTTAGCAATTCAAAGGGTAACTGAAGCTCAACGGAATCTGCAGTTTCTGAATGAAAAAGTTAATATTTATAAACAAGCAATTGATAACCACGATGATGTTGATCCATTAAATCCAAATGAGCATTAG
- a CDS encoding NCS1 family transporter produces the protein MQSVVNNEEISPELTIPDELLPIKDDQRKIGKLAYMSMWLGDGFNIGNITVGSSIVVAGVATMNLLQTVVAAAIAIAIVSLIFALNDRFGYETGVPYVMQLRLSFGKNGAKFSSLFRGVPSLVWFGFQSWTGALALNEIAKIITNNGFNNVAICFTFLMIVQLILSIRGFKFIKNITSVVSVIMMVSLLSLFIILLVNHGSAISQTLVQSKGSWGIQFFGFIVAFLGNYTAIFESAADYSRELKPGISNCKRGFLYFLPIGFSYGITLLTGAMLSAVTGIASPVDAMSHIFNNHVIMLLVSLFIVLGVITTNAVANITPTTYVLTSLLKLPRKLSLVLVTGLAVFTCPWLLVGDSSSQGLTIFIHSYAIFLGPLTAIILIEYYIVRKRKVDLDQLYRDDIRKINWKAFAALIAGALFALTQIELSWLIGFAVSAVVYLTVNKLSKSDTANII, from the coding sequence ATGCAAAGTGTAGTGAATAACGAGGAAATTAGTCCAGAGTTAACCATCCCCGACGAACTATTGCCGATTAAGGATGATCAAAGAAAGATTGGGAAATTAGCTTATATGTCAATGTGGCTAGGTGATGGTTTTAACATTGGTAATATAACGGTGGGGTCATCAATTGTGGTTGCTGGAGTTGCAACCATGAATTTACTCCAAACGGTTGTAGCTGCGGCCATTGCAATTGCAATTGTATCATTAATATTTGCGTTGAATGATCGGTTTGGTTATGAAACTGGGGTTCCGTATGTAATGCAATTACGATTATCATTTGGCAAGAACGGTGCTAAGTTTTCAAGTCTATTTAGGGGGGTTCCGTCCCTAGTATGGTTCGGATTCCAAAGTTGGACGGGAGCATTGGCACTTAATGAAATTGCTAAGATCATAACTAACAATGGTTTTAACAACGTTGCAATTTGCTTTACATTTTTAATGATCGTTCAATTGATCTTATCAATCCGGGGCTTTAAATTCATTAAGAACATTACTTCAGTCGTATCTGTTATCATGATGGTTTCCTTACTCAGTTTATTTATCATTCTATTGGTTAACCATGGTAGTGCGATTAGCCAAACCCTAGTGCAATCAAAGGGTTCATGGGGAATTCAGTTTTTCGGGTTTATTGTAGCATTCTTAGGTAACTATACTGCTATTTTTGAGTCGGCAGCTGATTACTCAAGGGAATTAAAACCCGGGATTAGTAATTGCAAACGGGGCTTCTTATACTTCTTACCAATTGGTTTCTCATATGGGATTACGCTGTTAACTGGTGCCATGTTATCTGCAGTTACTGGTATCGCTAGTCCGGTGGATGCAATGTCACACATCTTTAACAATCATGTGATTATGCTTTTGGTTTCATTGTTTATCGTTTTAGGGGTAATTACTACTAATGCGGTGGCTAATATTACGCCAACTACTTACGTATTGACCTCCTTATTAAAACTACCGCGTAAACTATCACTCGTGTTAGTTACAGGATTAGCAGTATTTACATGCCCATGGCTACTAGTTGGTGATTCATCATCACAAGGATTGACCATTTTTATTCATTCCTATGCAATCTTTTTAGGACCATTGACTGCAATTATTCTGATTGAATATTATATCGTGAGGAAAAGAAAGGTGGATCTGGACCAACTATACCGGGATGATATTAGGAAAATTAATTGGAAAGCGTTTGCAGCCTTGATTGCAGGAGCGCTGTTTGCACTGACCCAAATTGAATTATCATGGTTAATCGGATTTGCCGTATCAGCAGTGGTTTACTTAACTGTTAATAAATTAAGCAAATCAGATACTGCAAATATCATCTAA
- a CDS encoding tautomerase family protein, producing the protein MPLMRIDVIKGHDEKYLQALLDTSYQVLLNTFGVPDGDRYQIITQHEPFEMNILDAGLGIERSKDVVVFQITTRSRNVTQKRAFYEQLANGLKERIGLDPKDLMVSLSTNGDSDWSFGYGKAQFVDGPLH; encoded by the coding sequence ATGCCACTGATGAGAATTGACGTTATTAAGGGTCATGATGAAAAATATTTACAAGCTTTATTAGATACATCCTACCAAGTATTACTAAATACGTTTGGGGTTCCTGATGGCGATCGCTATCAAATTATCACTCAGCATGAGCCATTTGAGATGAATATTTTAGATGCTGGATTGGGAATTGAGCGAAGTAAAGATGTGGTGGTATTTCAAATTACCACCCGGTCTCGAAATGTAACCCAAAAGCGTGCGTTCTATGAACAATTAGCAAATGGACTGAAGGAGCGAATCGGTCTAGATCCTAAGGATTTAATGGTCAGTCTTTCGACTAACGGGGACTCAGACTGGAGTTTTGGTTATGGCAAAGCTCAATTTGTGGATGGCCCACTTCATTAA